The Candidatus Neomarinimicrobiota bacterium genome window below encodes:
- a CDS encoding DUF502 domain-containing protein, whose amino-acid sequence MGAKLRRIFLAGIFTAIPLYVTYKVLEIIFQFMDQFLAPVVQPIFYRYLGFNIPGLGLVMMIISLFILGLFVTNVLGRALYGYFERLVLRVPIVSNVYNFAKQIVQTFSPEHRSAFKKVVWLQYPRPGLWTLGFVTGTSVSADGVPYYNIFVATTPNPTSGFVVFVAQKETLEANLTIEEGFKLLISGGALSRSSHQFLHELTPEAAEAARLAASQAQSRRLSAARTTDGKSKPRGTPIKAKKQAPKKEAPKTSQASSTETKPKPPRKSGKSSR is encoded by the coding sequence ATGGGAGCTAAGCTCAGGCGCATTTTCCTGGCGGGTATCTTTACTGCCATACCCCTCTACGTCACCTACAAGGTCCTGGAGATCATCTTTCAATTCATGGACCAGTTCCTCGCACCGGTCGTCCAGCCCATTTTCTACCGGTACCTCGGATTCAACATACCCGGCCTGGGCCTGGTCATGATGATCATCTCGCTCTTTATTCTAGGCCTTTTCGTGACCAATGTGCTCGGCCGCGCCCTTTATGGGTATTTCGAGAGACTGGTCCTCAGAGTCCCCATCGTCTCCAACGTCTACAACTTTGCCAAGCAGATCGTCCAGACCTTCTCCCCCGAGCACCGGAGTGCTTTTAAAAAGGTGGTCTGGCTGCAGTATCCCCGGCCGGGCCTCTGGACCCTGGGCTTCGTCACCGGAACCAGTGTCTCGGCCGACGGCGTCCCCTACTACAACATCTTCGTCGCCACTACCCCCAATCCCACCTCCGGCTTTGTGGTCTTCGTGGCCCAGAAAGAGACCCTGGAGGCCAACCTGACCATCGAGGAAGGATTCAAGCTGCTCATCTCGGGAGGGGCTCTATCCCGGAGCAGCCACCAATTCCTGCATGAACTCACCCCGGAGGCCGCCGAGGCGGCCCGTTTAGCGGCCTCTCAAGCACAATCCAGGCGTCTCAGTGCCGCCAGGACAACCGATGGCAAGTCCAAACCACGCGGGACGCCCATTAAGGCCAAGAAGCAGGCCCCAAAAAAGGAGGCCCCGAAAACCAGCCAGGCCTCTAGCACAGAGACCAAGCCGA